From one Candoia aspera isolate rCanAsp1 chromosome 17, rCanAsp1.hap2, whole genome shotgun sequence genomic stretch:
- the SLC27A3 gene encoding long-chain fatty acid transport protein 3 produces the protein MGAAAAGLALLLLLALLALLAAPRWRRRWRHARSDLAFLGRALGCGGRLLRGRAGRRSVAQRFGRLAAARPGRPFLRFEGRSFSYGRAERESNRVAQALRRALLPGQTVALLAGNEPAFVWAWIGLAKLGARPAFLGTALRPAALLHCLRACGARALLASDELFEAVQPILPSLEETGVAVWVMGKGPYPPGVTGLQDLLEAASEDPVPEDLSTPGNLMDTCLYIFTSGTTGLPKAARISHLKAILCLGFYKLVGASSSDVIYLALPLYHMSGSLLGILGTFGLGGTCVLKKKFSASQFWPDCRTYGVTIFQYIGELCRYLVNQPQSPGDREHCLRMAVGSGMRPDVWRAFLRRFGDVRVVETYGMTEGNVSLFNYTGTVGAVGRASWIYKCFSPFELVRFDAVQGGPLRDKAGRCQRVDPGEPGLLIAPVTSRSPFLGYAGGRELSEAKLLRGVFADGDVYFNSGDLMVQDAEGFISFWDRTGDTFRWKGENVATTEVSEILNTLDSLREVTVYGVAVPGHEGRAGMATVALQPDQDFDGTRVFNHVAEFLPPYAWPRFLRVQDQLEMTETFKRKRLRLVAEGFDPTQIPDPLFFLDVVAKSYVPLTPAVWKRIIAGEVRL, from the exons ATgggggccgccgccgccgggctggcgctgctgctgctgctggcgctgcTGGCGCTGCTGGCGGCCCCgcggtggcggcggcggtggcggcacGCGCGGAGCGACCTGGCCTTCCTGGGGCGCGCGCTGGGCTGCGGCGGGCGGCTGCTGCGCGGGCGGGCGGGGCGGCGCAGCGTGGCGCAGCGCTTCGGCCGGCTGGCGGCCGCCCGGCCGGGGCGGCCCTTCCTGCGCTTCGAGGGGCGCAGCTTCAGCTACGGGCGGGCCGAGCGCGAGAGCAACCGCGTGGCCCAGGCGCTCCGGCGCGCGCTGCTGCCCGGGCAGACGGTGGCGCTGCTGGCGGGCAACGAGCCGGCCTTCGTCTGGGCCTGGATCGGGCTGGCCAAGCTGGGCGCCCGCCCGGCCTTCCTGGGCACCGCGCTGCGCCCGGCGGCGCTGCTCCACTGCCTGCGCGCGTgcggcgcccgggcgctgctggcCTCCGACG AACTCTTCGAAGCCGTGCAGCCGATCCTTCCCAGCCTGGAGGAAACGGGCGTCGCAGTCTGGGTGATGGGAAAGGGGCCGTATCCGCCGGGTGTGACCGGCCTTCAGGATCTCCTGGAGGCAGCTTCGGAAGACCCCGTTCCCGAGGACCTCTCGACCCCCGGCAACCTGATGGATACCTGCCTGTACATCTTCACTTCGGGGACTACAG gacTCCCCAAGGCTGCCCGCATCAGCCACCTCAAAGCCATCCTCTGCTTAGGATTCTACAAGCTGGTGGGAGCTTCCAGCTCAGACGTCATCTACCTGGCGCTGCCCCTGTATCACATGTCCGGCAGCCTTTTGGGCATCCTTGGCACGTTCGGCCTTG gGGGCACCTGTGTGCTGAAGAAAAAGTTCTCAGCCAGCCAGTTTTGGCCGGACTGTCGGACTTACGGGGTGACCATCTTCCAATACATCGGGGAGCTCTGCCGCTACCTGGTCAACCAGCCACAG AGCCCTGGCGACCGAGAGCATTGCTTGCGCATGGCCGTGGGCAGCGGGATGCGTCCAGATGTCTGGCGCGCGTTCCTCCGTCGGTTCGGAGACGTGCGGGTGGTCGAAACGTATGGCATGACGGAAGGCAACGTCAGCCTCTTCAACTACACTGGCACCGTGGGGGCCGTGGGGCGTGCCTCTTGGATTTACAAG TGCTTTAGCCCTTTTGAGTTGGTTCGTTTCGACGCCGTCCAAGGGGGTCCACTAAGAGACAAGGCCGGCCGATGCCAGCGCGTGGATCCAG ggGAACCCGGACTTCTGATCGCTCCGGTGACATCTCGAAGCCCCTTCCTCGGATACGCCGGTGGGCGCGAACTGTCCGAGGCGAAGCTGCTGCGTGGCGTCTTTGCCGACGGAGACGTTTATTTTAACTCCGGGGACTTGATGGTGCAAGATGCCGAAGGGTTTATCAGCTTCTGGGACCGTACGGGAGACACCTTCCG GTGGAAAGGCGAAAATGTCGCCACAACGGAAGTCAGCGAGATCCTGAACACGCTGGACAGTCTGCGGGAAGTCACAGTTTACGGAGTGGCCGTCCCAG GGCACGAAGGCCGGGCAGGAATGGCCACGGTGGCCCTGCAGCCGGACCAGGACTTCGATGGCACCCGAGTCTTCAACCACGTGGCCGAGTTCCTTCCGCCCTACGCCTGGCCTCGCTTCCTGCGCGTCCAG GATCAGCTGGAGATGACCGAGACCTTCAAGCGGAAGAGGCTTCGCCTCGTGGCCGAAGGGTTTGACCCCACCCAGATCCCGGACCCCCTCTTCTTCCTGGATGTGGTGGCCAAGTCCTACGTGCCTTTGACCCCCGCCGTGTGGAAGAGGATTATCGCGGGGGAGGTCCGGCTGTAA